The DNA region CGCGTTCCAGGTCATCACGCCGTCATCCATGCTCTCCAGTAAACCGTACAACTGATTAAGATGGCGGTTTGATTCGGCAAGCAGGCTGTCGGTGAGCAGAGAGTTCCCCACCTCACGCGCGATCGCCAGCGTTAATGACAGATCGGCAGGCGAGACGTCGTCTGCCGGACAGCCCAGCGCAATCGATCCAGAGAGGCGTCCGTGGTTGTCGAAAATGGGTGTCGAACAAAAACTCCACGCGCCGAGTGCCTGTTTAAAATGGTGATCGGGTAGCGTTTTTACCGGCTGCCCCAGCATGGAGGCCAGCGACAGCGCACAGCTGCCAATGATGCTTTCCGCGCAATAGGTGCCGTCGATAAAGCCGAGAACCGCCAGCTGCTGGAGCGTATTGGCATCGCCGCAGCGGCTGAGCACACAGGCACTTTCATCAAGAATAAACAGCGCGCATTTTCGCGGCGACATATATTCCCACGCGTCCTCCAGTGCCGCCTGTCCGAGCGTGAGCATCGCCGTCTTGCGCCGACAGATAGAGTCAAACGTCAGCCCCTGTGCCCGGTGCGGCAGCGCCCAGAACTCGCGCTGCATCATTTTGCCGCAGCGCAGCCATGAGGCGCGAATATATTCCGGGACGTCCGCTGCTGGTGTTGTCATCACGCTGCTCTTCACTGTTGGTTTCTCCACGATTCCGGGTGCGGTCGCTCGCAATTTTGCCGTATCTCGCGCTTTAGCGTTCCGTTATGGAACATCTCTCAGAATTAACGTTCCTTTATGAAACATAACATTGATGAATTTCCTTTTTCACGCGCTGGGGCACAATTCCGTTATCGGCAGCGAGCGGTCGCCGTGGCGTTGAACACAACCGATCCCCTGGAGCCTAAGACCCGGAGCAAGAGAATGAAAAAGCTGATTAACCGTGTGGAAGACGTACTGAGTGAACAACTGGCTGGCCTCGCAAAAGCGCATCCGTCACTGACCCTGCATCAGGATCCGGTGTATGTGACCCGTTCAGATGCCCCTGTACAGGGCAAAGTCGCGCTGCTTTCCGGCGGCGGCAGCGGTCATGAGCCGATGCACTGCGGCTACATCGGCCAGGGCATGCTGTCCGGTGCCTGCCCCGGGGAAATTTTTACTTCCCCGACCCCCGATAAAATGTTCGAATGCGCCATGCAGATTGACGGCGGCGAAGGCGTGCTGCTGATCGTGAAAAACTACACTGGCGATATTCTCAACTTCGAAACCGCCACCGAACTGCTGCACGAAAGCGGCGTGAAAGTCACCACCGTGGTCGTAGATGACGACGTGGCGGTCAAAGACAGCCTCTATACCGCCGGACGACGTGGCGTTGCGAATACCGTTCTGATTGAAAAGCTGGTTGGGGCGGCGGCTGAACGCGGCGATTCCCTGGAAGCCTGCGCCGAGCTCGGGCGTAAACTTAATAATCACGGACATTCGATCGGTATCTCCCTCGCGGCGTGTACGGTTCCGGCAGCCGGTCAACCCTCTTTCACCCTTGCCGACAATGAAATGGAGTTCGGTGTGGGGATCCACGGCGAGCCCGGCATCGACCGTCGCGCCTTTGTCTCACTCGACAGGACCGTTGACGAGATGTTCGATACTCTGCTGGAAAACGGAACCTATAGCCGCACGCTGCGCCACTGGGATCCCGCGCAGGGGGTCTGGCAGGAAGATAAGCAAGGCAAACAACCGTTGCAACGAGGCGATCGCGTCATCGCGCTGGTCAATAACCTCGGCGCCACGCCGCTTTCAGAACTGTATGGCGTCTATAACCGTCTCGACGCACGCTGCCAGCAGGCGGGTATCGTCATCGAACGCAATCTGATTGGTTCATATTGTACGTCACTGGATATGACCGGCTTTTCCATCACGCTGTTAAAAGTGGATGACGAGACGCTGGCACTCTGGGACGCGCCGGTTCACACCCCGGGCCTGAACTGGGGCAACTAAGGAGAGAGTCATGTCACTTACCAGAGCGCAGATTGTGAGTTGGCTTTATCGCTGCGGGGAGATTTTCAGCAAAGAGAGTGATTATCTCACCGGGCTGGATCGCGAGATTGGCGATGCTGACCACGGTTTGAATATGCATCGCGGCTTTAGCAAAGTGGTCGAAAAATTACCGGCCATTGCGGATAAAGATATCGGCTTTATTTTAAAAAACACCGGGATGACGCTGCTGTCAAACGTTGGAGGGGCCAGTGGCCCGCTGTTCGGCACCTTTTTTATCCGTGCCGCACAGGCCACGCAGGCGCATCAGAGTTTGTCGCTCAATGAGCTCTATCAAATGATGCGCGAAGGTGCTGATGGCGTGATAAGCCGGGGTAAAGCCGAACCGGGTGATAAAACAATGTGCGATGTCTGGGTGCCGGTGGCAGAGTCATTGCGCCAGTCCAGTGAGCAGAACCTCTCCGTCATCGCCGCGCTGGACGCTGCCGCCGCGCAGGCGGAAGCCGC from Citrobacter amalonaticus Y19 includes:
- the dhaK gene encoding dihydroxyacetone kinase subunit DhaK, coding for MKKLINRVEDVLSEQLAGLAKAHPSLTLHQDPVYVTRSDAPVQGKVALLSGGGSGHEPMHCGYIGQGMLSGACPGEIFTSPTPDKMFECAMQIDGGEGVLLIVKNYTGDILNFETATELLHESGVKVTTVVVDDDVAVKDSLYTAGRRGVANTVLIEKLVGAAAERGDSLEACAELGRKLNNHGHSIGISLAACTVPAAGQPSFTLADNEMEFGVGIHGEPGIDRRAFVSLDRTVDEMFDTLLENGTYSRTLRHWDPAQGVWQEDKQGKQPLQRGDRVIALVNNLGATPLSELYGVYNRLDARCQQAGIVIERNLIGSYCTSLDMTGFSITLLKVDDETLALWDAPVHTPGLNWGN
- the dhaL gene encoding dihydroxyacetone kinase subunit DhaL, yielding MSLTRAQIVSWLYRCGEIFSKESDYLTGLDREIGDADHGLNMHRGFSKVVEKLPAIADKDIGFILKNTGMTLLSNVGGASGPLFGTFFIRAAQATQAHQSLSLNELYQMMREGADGVISRGKAEPGDKTMCDVWVPVAESLRQSSEQNLSVIAALDAAAAQAEAAAQSTITMQARKGRASYLGERSIGHQDPGATSVMFMIQMLAAAAKE